One Desulfovibrio litoralis DSM 11393 genomic region harbors:
- a CDS encoding M23 family metallopeptidase, which produces MWEFINKNQETTSNTEEITLQDSETSEENIPQTQPTVNATTTQPESQDGTHSGIINAGDTASTLLQTWMPVADVNAMAEASRKLFPLRSLKEGHAYTVYVNDNSVEKFEYEIDDLKKLILTRDGDNGFSAQIEQIPYEILLERIDGVIDSSLFEAVADIGESPNLAVRMADIFAWEINFVKDLRQGDKFSLLVEKLFKDGEFKRYGKILYAEFINQDKPYKAFAYINENDSVTYFTETGDSLKRAFLQAPLSFTRISSGFTNRRLHPVFKDWRSHPAIDYAAPSGTPVKTVGNGVVTFAGWGKGAGNYIAIKHSNGYETMYLHLSGFAQGLKKGNKVSQGDVIGFVGSTGYSTGPHLDFRMKKNGTFLNPITALNPRGDSISKKELAEFKKMVDYYKEFVNDKKSLTEYVPYKEKS; this is translated from the coding sequence TTGTGGGAATTTATCAACAAAAATCAAGAAACCACCTCCAATACTGAAGAAATTACACTCCAAGATTCTGAAACTTCTGAAGAAAATATACCCCAAACTCAACCAACCGTTAACGCGACAACAACACAACCGGAAAGCCAAGACGGAACACATAGCGGAATAATCAACGCAGGCGACACCGCCTCTACACTATTACAAACATGGATGCCTGTGGCTGATGTAAACGCCATGGCAGAAGCCAGCAGGAAACTGTTCCCTTTACGCAGCCTTAAAGAAGGACACGCATATACTGTTTATGTCAACGATAATAGTGTTGAAAAATTTGAATATGAAATTGATGACTTAAAAAAATTAATCTTAACCAGAGATGGCGACAACGGCTTTTCCGCTCAAATAGAACAAATTCCTTACGAAATTTTATTGGAACGCATAGACGGCGTTATAGACTCAAGTCTTTTTGAAGCTGTTGCGGATATAGGAGAATCTCCCAATTTAGCCGTCCGCATGGCGGATATCTTTGCTTGGGAAATTAACTTTGTTAAAGACCTGCGTCAGGGTGATAAGTTTAGCCTTTTGGTTGAAAAACTCTTTAAAGACGGAGAGTTTAAACGCTATGGAAAAATTTTATATGCAGAGTTTATTAACCAAGATAAACCTTATAAGGCCTTTGCTTATATCAATGAGAATGATTCCGTTACATATTTTACGGAAACAGGCGACAGCCTAAAACGTGCTTTTTTACAAGCTCCCTTGTCTTTTACTCGTATTTCTTCGGGTTTTACCAATCGTCGTTTACACCCTGTGTTTAAAGATTGGCGTTCTCACCCGGCAATTGATTATGCCGCACCTTCGGGAACACCGGTAAAAACAGTCGGAAACGGGGTTGTTACCTTTGCCGGTTGGGGAAAAGGGGCAGGGAACTATATAGCAATAAAACATAGTAACGGCTATGAAACTATGTATTTACACCTTTCCGGTTTTGCCCAAGGTTTAAAAAAAGGAAATAAAGTCAGCCAAGGTGATGTTATAGGCTTTGTCGGCAGTACGGGCTACTCTACCGGTCCCCATTTAGATTTCAGAATGAAAAAAAATGGAACTTTTTTAAACCCGATTACCGCCTTAAACCCTCGTGGCGACTCTATCAGTAAAAAAGAATTGGCTGAGTTTAAAAAGATGGTTGATTATTACAAAGAGTTTGTAAACGATAAAAAAAGCCTGACGGAATATGTTCCGTATAAAGAAAAGTCTTAA